A window of the Arthrobacter sp. Marseille-P9274 genome harbors these coding sequences:
- a CDS encoding 3-hydroxybutyrate dehydrogenase has product MTAADGQALKGRRALVTGGAGGIGLAAAKALAARGAHVVVADRDREGAEAAAAELGGSAWVVDLLDPEAVSEARLSEALDGVDILVNNAGIQRVSPIEEFDPQDFRRIITLMLEVPFLLVRAALPKMYANEFGRIINISSVHGLRASAFKSAYVTAKHGLEGLSKVTALEGGPHGVTSNCVNPGYVRTPLVEKQIGDQARLHGIPETEVLAKIMLTESAIKRLVEPDEVASLVAWLASDDAAMVTGASYTMDGGWSAR; this is encoded by the coding sequence GTGACCGCCGCGGACGGGCAGGCGCTGAAGGGCCGCCGCGCGCTCGTCACCGGCGGCGCGGGCGGGATTGGCCTTGCCGCGGCCAAGGCGCTGGCCGCCCGAGGGGCCCACGTGGTCGTCGCCGACCGAGACCGTGAGGGGGCCGAGGCGGCCGCCGCCGAGCTCGGCGGCTCCGCCTGGGTGGTGGACCTGCTGGATCCGGAAGCAGTCTCGGAGGCCCGGTTGTCCGAGGCGCTGGACGGCGTGGACATCCTGGTGAACAACGCCGGCATCCAGCGGGTGAGCCCCATCGAGGAGTTCGACCCGCAGGACTTCCGCCGGATCATCACACTGATGCTGGAGGTCCCGTTCCTGCTGGTACGGGCGGCGCTGCCGAAGATGTACGCAAACGAGTTCGGGCGGATCATCAACATCTCCTCCGTGCACGGGCTGCGCGCCTCGGCCTTCAAGAGCGCCTACGTCACGGCCAAGCACGGGCTCGAGGGCCTGTCCAAGGTGACCGCCCTGGAGGGCGGCCCCCACGGCGTGACCAGCAACTGCGTCAATCCCGGCTACGTACGCACGCCGCTGGTGGAGAAGCAGATCGGTGACCAAGCTCGGCTGCACGGCATCCCGGAGACGGAGGTGCTGGCCAAGATCATGCTGACCGAGAGCGCCATCAAGCGGCTGGTCGAACCGGATGAAGTGGCCTCGCTGGTGGCCTGGCTGGCGTCCGACGACGCGGCCATGGTCACCGGCGCCAGCTACACCATGGACGGCGGCTGGTCCGCCCGGTAG
- a CDS encoding MFS transporter, whose translation MSVNQPAAAAQTERSGLKKIVAASMVGTVVEWYEFFLYATAASLVFGQFFFPNTGSELDGIIAAFLTYAVGFVARPLGGIVFGQIGDKLGRKHTLQVTIILVGVATFLMGCLPGFNSIGYWAPALLVILRFIQGFAVGGEWGGAVLLVAEHSPNKQRAFWASWPQAAVPVGNLLATLVLLSMSWILPPDQFLSWGWRVAFWLSAVIVIVGYYIRTHVSEAPIFLEARAQVESEKSVSYGVFEVVKRYPKGVLKAMGLRFAENIIYYIIVSFTIVYLKTVHQYDTSQLLLALLIAHVVHFLVIPQVGRMADSLGRKPVYLVGAVLSATWAFFAFPMFDTLNPLVIILAVTIGLCFHALMYAGQPAIMAEMFPTRMRYSGVSLGYQVTSILAGSLAPIIATALLQETGSWVAVAVYVLVACAITAATVLTLRETKGLSLRDVDAEDARKHGLDTNAQAAR comes from the coding sequence ATGAGCGTGAACCAACCCGCGGCTGCCGCGCAGACGGAGCGATCGGGCTTGAAGAAGATTGTTGCCGCCTCGATGGTCGGCACGGTGGTGGAGTGGTACGAGTTCTTCCTCTACGCCACCGCCGCCTCGCTGGTGTTCGGGCAGTTCTTCTTCCCGAATACCGGCTCCGAGCTGGACGGCATCATTGCCGCCTTCCTGACCTACGCCGTCGGCTTCGTCGCGCGGCCGCTGGGCGGCATCGTGTTCGGCCAGATCGGCGACAAGCTGGGCCGCAAGCACACGCTGCAGGTCACCATCATCCTGGTCGGCGTGGCCACCTTCCTCATGGGCTGCCTGCCCGGCTTCAACTCGATCGGCTACTGGGCACCCGCGCTGCTGGTCATCCTGCGGTTCATCCAGGGCTTCGCGGTCGGCGGCGAATGGGGCGGCGCGGTGTTGCTGGTGGCCGAGCACAGCCCGAATAAGCAGCGCGCGTTCTGGGCCAGCTGGCCGCAGGCCGCGGTGCCGGTGGGCAACCTGCTGGCCACTCTGGTCCTGCTGAGCATGTCCTGGATCCTCCCGCCCGACCAGTTCCTGAGCTGGGGCTGGCGCGTGGCGTTCTGGCTGTCCGCCGTCATCGTCATCGTCGGCTACTACATCCGCACGCATGTCAGCGAGGCACCGATCTTCCTTGAGGCCCGTGCACAGGTGGAGTCCGAGAAGTCCGTTAGCTACGGCGTGTTCGAGGTGGTGAAGCGGTACCCGAAGGGCGTCCTGAAGGCCATGGGACTGCGGTTCGCCGAGAACATCATCTACTACATCATCGTCAGCTTCACGATCGTGTACCTGAAGACCGTGCACCAGTACGACACGAGCCAGCTGCTGCTGGCGCTGCTGATCGCCCACGTGGTCCACTTCCTGGTCATTCCGCAGGTCGGCCGCATGGCGGATTCGCTGGGCCGGAAGCCGGTCTACCTGGTCGGCGCCGTCCTGTCCGCGACCTGGGCCTTCTTCGCTTTCCCGATGTTCGACACGCTCAACCCCCTGGTGATCATCCTGGCCGTGACCATCGGTCTGTGCTTCCACGCCCTGATGTACGCCGGCCAGCCGGCCATCATGGCGGAGATGTTCCCGACCCGGATGCGCTACTCCGGCGTCTCGCTCGGCTACCAGGTGACCTCAATCCTGGCCGGTTCGCTGGCGCCGATCATCGCGACCGCGCTGCTGCAGGAAACCGGCAGCTGGGTTGCCGTGGCCGTCTACGTCCTGGTCGCCTGCGCCATCACCGCCGCGACGGTCCTGACGCTGCGCGAGACCAAGGGCCTGTCCCTGCGTGATGTGGACGCCGAAGACGCCCGCAAGCACGGACTCGACACCAACGCACAGGCGGCCCGGTGA
- a CDS encoding LysR family transcriptional regulator, translating to MGTSPAPNPDDLLILLAVARSGRFTTAAEGLGLNHTTISRRIAALEKVLGGRVLARTVGGWELTELGRRAAGAAEHIETAVARIHEGEKETDQVSGVVRVSATDGFSGYIIAPAVAILRRTHPNLSVEIVNVTRRALQHRSGLDIEVVVGEPQVHRAEAVCLGQYMLGMYASRSYLEENGTPADARELTRHGLVYFVDSMLQVDALDAPRRLVPSMQDSLSSTNVFVHVQATRAGAGIGFLPCFMADPHPDLVRLLPDDFAELLPYWMVLRPDSLRQPAVAAVARALRARTAAFEPELLGRGPGSGTGT from the coding sequence ATGGGAACGTCGCCAGCGCCCAACCCCGACGACCTGCTGATCCTGCTCGCCGTGGCACGCAGCGGGAGATTTACGACGGCGGCGGAGGGCTTGGGCCTGAACCACACCACTATTTCGCGCAGGATTGCGGCCCTGGAGAAGGTGCTGGGCGGCCGGGTGCTGGCCAGGACGGTGGGCGGCTGGGAACTGACCGAGCTGGGCCGCCGCGCGGCCGGAGCCGCGGAACACATCGAGACCGCCGTCGCCAGGATCCACGAAGGCGAGAAAGAAACGGACCAGGTTTCCGGCGTCGTCCGCGTTTCCGCCACTGACGGCTTCAGCGGCTACATCATTGCCCCGGCGGTGGCCATCCTCCGCCGCACGCACCCCAACCTCAGCGTGGAGATCGTCAACGTCACCCGGCGGGCGCTGCAGCACCGCTCCGGGCTGGACATCGAAGTGGTGGTCGGCGAGCCCCAGGTGCACCGGGCCGAGGCCGTCTGCCTGGGCCAGTACATGCTCGGAATGTACGCATCGCGCAGCTACCTCGAGGAGAACGGGACGCCGGCCGATGCCCGCGAGCTCACCCGGCACGGCCTGGTCTACTTCGTCGACTCCATGCTGCAGGTCGACGCGCTGGACGCGCCGCGCCGGCTGGTGCCCTCGATGCAGGACTCGCTCAGCTCCACCAACGTCTTCGTGCACGTCCAGGCCACCCGGGCCGGCGCCGGCATCGGCTTCCTACCCTGCTTCATGGCGGACCCCCATCCGGACCTGGTCCGGCTGCTGCCGGACGACTTCGCCGAACTGCTGCCGTACTGGATGGTGCTGCGCCCCGACTCGCTGCGCCAGCCCGCCGTCGCCGCCGTCGCCAGAGCCCTGCGAGCGCGGACCGCCGCCTTCGAGCCCGAACTGCTCGGCCGCGGCCCCGGCTCCGGCACCGGCACCTGA
- a CDS encoding BCCT family transporter: protein MDKTVFGVSVGIIAVVCLLGIFFTEAVETAAAAALAWVTTSFGWLFVLGATGFVVFSLVLAFGRYGNIPLSREGEEAEFSTLSWVAMMFSAGMGIGLMFFGVYEPVTHLASPPPFANVEPGSQEAASTAMAYTFFHWGLHPWAIYAVVGLALAYSTYRMGRGNLMSSPFQSLFGRERIEDKGWGKPIDILAIICTKFGSATSMGLGALQIAAGLALLRTGQFQEDPGTAVPIIIICVLTVGVVISAASGVSRGIKWLSNTNMVLAFVLVVFVFVVGPTVFILDLIPASVGAYFSDFVEMSFNSGVFGGHEWLASWTIFYWAWWISWTPFVGTFIARISRGRTVREFVLGVLLVPTAVSMIWFTIFGGAGIHLQLGGVDIAGTGNEAAGFFAALQQYPFFFGAALVVMVLTAVFFISGADAGSLVLGTLSSRGTKEPWTPLVLMWAILTGTVAAVLLFVGGLGALQTFTILAASPFVIIIIGLCVALYADLRRDPLRQRRIGPVRGAVTVPSTVPFAEPTETGSITTVDKPGEDRDRP from the coding sequence GTGGATAAAACAGTTTTCGGGGTTTCGGTAGGCATCATCGCGGTGGTCTGCCTGCTCGGAATCTTCTTCACGGAGGCGGTGGAGACCGCGGCGGCCGCCGCGCTGGCGTGGGTAACGACGTCGTTCGGCTGGCTGTTCGTGCTCGGTGCCACGGGGTTCGTGGTCTTCTCCCTGGTGCTGGCCTTCGGGCGCTACGGCAACATCCCGCTCTCCCGCGAGGGCGAGGAGGCCGAGTTCTCCACGCTGTCCTGGGTGGCCATGATGTTCAGCGCCGGCATGGGGATCGGCCTGATGTTCTTCGGCGTGTACGAACCGGTCACCCACCTGGCGTCGCCGCCGCCGTTCGCCAATGTCGAGCCCGGCAGCCAGGAGGCGGCCAGCACCGCCATGGCCTACACGTTCTTCCACTGGGGCCTGCACCCCTGGGCGATTTACGCCGTCGTTGGCCTGGCGCTGGCGTACTCGACCTACCGGATGGGCCGCGGCAACCTGATGAGCTCGCCGTTCCAGTCGTTGTTCGGCCGCGAGCGGATCGAGGACAAGGGCTGGGGCAAGCCGATCGACATCCTGGCGATCATCTGCACCAAGTTCGGTTCCGCAACGTCGATGGGCCTGGGCGCACTCCAGATCGCGGCCGGCCTGGCCCTGCTGCGGACCGGGCAGTTCCAGGAGGACCCGGGCACGGCTGTGCCGATCATCATCATCTGCGTGCTGACCGTGGGCGTGGTGATTTCGGCCGCGAGCGGCGTCTCCCGCGGCATCAAGTGGCTCAGCAACACCAACATGGTCCTGGCCTTCGTGCTGGTGGTCTTCGTGTTCGTGGTCGGTCCGACCGTGTTCATCCTCGACCTGATTCCGGCCTCGGTCGGCGCCTACTTCTCGGACTTCGTGGAGATGAGCTTCAACTCCGGCGTCTTCGGCGGACATGAGTGGCTGGCCAGCTGGACCATCTTCTACTGGGCCTGGTGGATCTCCTGGACGCCGTTCGTGGGCACTTTCATCGCCAGGATTTCGCGGGGCCGCACGGTCCGCGAGTTCGTGCTGGGCGTGCTGCTGGTCCCCACCGCCGTCAGCATGATCTGGTTCACCATCTTCGGCGGCGCCGGCATCCACCTGCAGCTCGGCGGCGTGGACATCGCCGGCACCGGCAACGAAGCCGCAGGCTTCTTCGCCGCCCTGCAGCAGTACCCGTTCTTCTTCGGCGCGGCGCTGGTGGTCATGGTGCTGACCGCTGTGTTCTTCATCAGCGGTGCCGACGCGGGTTCGCTGGTGCTCGGCACGCTCTCCTCGCGGGGAACCAAGGAACCGTGGACCCCGCTGGTGCTCATGTGGGCCATCCTCACCGGAACCGTGGCCGCCGTGCTGCTGTTCGTCGGCGGACTCGGGGCGCTGCAGACCTTCACCATCCTCGCGGCCAGCCCGTTCGTGATCATCATCATCGGCCTCTGCGTAGCCCTCTACGCCGACCTGAGGCGCGACCCGCTCCGGCAGCGGCGGATCGGCCCGGTCCGGGGAGCGGTGACGGTCCCCAGCACCGTGCCCTTCGCCGAGCCGACGGAGACTGGATCGATCACCACGGTCGACAAACCCGGCGAGGACCGCGACCGGCCCTGA